A stretch of the Pirellulales bacterium genome encodes the following:
- a CDS encoding VOC family protein has protein sequence MTRGVPDGYHTLNPYLAVKGAAAALEFYAKAFGATELYRLTGPGGQIGHAEMTIGDSKLMLADEFPEYEVYGPQKLGGSPVTLSLYVEDVDALVAQATAAGATVMQPVADQFYGDRTGKLRDPFGHIWHIATRKEDVSPEEMQRRFDEWMKSQG, from the coding sequence ATGACGCGCGGCGTGCCTGACGGATATCACACGCTCAACCCCTATCTGGCGGTGAAGGGCGCCGCAGCGGCGCTGGAGTTTTACGCGAAGGCCTTTGGCGCCACGGAGCTCTATCGACTGACGGGCCCGGGCGGGCAGATTGGCCACGCGGAAATGACCATTGGCGACTCGAAACTGATGCTGGCCGACGAATTTCCGGAGTATGAAGTCTACGGCCCGCAGAAGTTGGGCGGATCGCCAGTGACGTTGTCGCTCTACGTGGAAGATGTCGACGCGCTGGTAGCGCAGGCGACGGCCGCAGGCGCCACGGTGATGCAACCGGTGGCGGATCAGTTTTATGGCGACCGAACGGGCAAACTGCGCGATCCGTTTGGGCATATCTGGCATATTGCCACGCGCAAAGAGGATGTATCGCCCGAGGAGATGCAGCGCCGTTTTGACGAGTGGATGAAGTCGCAGGGCTGA
- the dnaA gene encoding chromosomal replication initiator protein DnaA, which yields MRTDGMEIVSALRSALQQQVGRERYELWFGAGADLSLDGDRLVVTAPNLFLQEWLRRNFRAELQSAGQVVLGRPLSLDFQLATSAAPSAAAPMDTAPLTPPPPGPATAPRLSYSAPPCKADPQLAAKTVSPTAAIGRRFSSLDSFVVGDSNRLAHTTANMVAGRMGAWSPLVVHGPTGVGKTHLLEGVWSAVRKANPLSTAVFLSAEQFTSYFLEALRGSGLPNFRRKYRGVDLLIIDDVQFFAGKRATLVELLHTLDFLIEEGRQIVLSTDRPPAELDDLGRELVHRINAGMVCRIEPPEYDTRLGIVRRLAGKSGIRLNDDIIAYIAANLTGHARELSGAINRLHATHVALGEPINLAMAQETLAELIRYSARAVKLKDIELAICDVFGLERETLQSERRTKEISSPRMLAMWLARKHTRAALSEIGHYFGRRSHSTVVSAQKTVGGWMQSQQVLHVAQGRCTIDEAIRRVERLLQVG from the coding sequence GTGAGAACCGACGGTATGGAGATCGTCTCCGCGCTGCGTTCAGCTTTGCAACAGCAAGTCGGCCGCGAGCGCTACGAACTGTGGTTTGGCGCCGGCGCCGATCTGTCGCTCGATGGCGATCGCCTCGTCGTCACCGCTCCCAATCTCTTCCTGCAGGAATGGCTCCGCCGTAATTTTCGCGCGGAGCTACAGTCCGCCGGTCAGGTCGTGCTTGGCCGCCCCCTCTCGCTCGATTTTCAACTCGCCACCAGCGCCGCGCCGTCCGCCGCCGCACCGATGGATACCGCCCCGCTCACCCCCCCGCCTCCCGGTCCGGCAACCGCGCCGCGACTGTCGTACTCCGCGCCGCCATGCAAAGCCGATCCGCAACTTGCCGCCAAGACAGTATCGCCTACCGCCGCCATCGGGCGCCGCTTCTCCTCGCTAGATTCCTTCGTCGTGGGAGACTCCAACCGCCTGGCCCACACCACCGCCAACATGGTCGCCGGCCGCATGGGCGCCTGGTCTCCGTTGGTGGTGCATGGGCCCACCGGCGTCGGCAAAACGCATCTGCTCGAAGGAGTCTGGTCTGCCGTTCGCAAGGCCAACCCCCTCTCCACCGCCGTCTTCCTCTCGGCCGAGCAATTCACCTCCTATTTTCTCGAAGCCCTCCGCGGCTCCGGGCTCCCCAACTTCCGCCGCAAGTACCGCGGCGTCGATCTGCTCATCATCGACGATGTGCAATTCTTTGCGGGCAAGCGCGCCACCCTTGTCGAGTTGCTGCACACCCTCGATTTTCTCATTGAAGAAGGACGCCAGATCGTCCTCTCCACCGATCGACCTCCCGCCGAACTCGACGATCTCGGACGCGAACTAGTGCATCGTATCAACGCGGGCATGGTCTGCCGCATTGAACCGCCGGAGTACGATACCCGCCTCGGCATCGTGAGGCGCCTTGCCGGCAAGTCGGGCATCCGCCTCAATGACGACATCATTGCCTATATCGCCGCCAACCTTACCGGCCACGCGCGCGAACTGTCGGGCGCCATCAATCGGCTCCACGCCACGCACGTCGCGCTCGGCGAACCGATCAACCTCGCCATGGCCCAAGAGACGTTGGCCGAACTGATTCGCTATAGCGCCCGCGCGGTGAAACTTAAAGACATCGAGCTCGCCATTTGCGATGTCTTCGGGCTGGAACGCGAAACGCTGCAATCCGAGCGTCGCACCAAAGAGATCAGCAGCCCGCGCATGCTGGCCATGTGGCTGGCCCGCAAGCACACTCGCGCAGCCCTCTCCGAGATCGGTCACTATTTTGGCCGCCGCAGCCACAGCACGGTCGTCTCCGCGCAAAAGACCGTCGGCGGTTGGATGCAGTCGCAGCAGGTGCTGCACGTGGCGCAGGGACGCTGCACCATCGACGAGGCCATTCGCCGCGTCGAACGACTGTTGCAAGTCGGCTGA
- a CDS encoding GNAT family N-acetyltransferase, giving the protein MANDPHNDCIVSCPPAWRRAALQFVFSDLPADLREQQIRALEVESHHQPDALAGLWVATRGEQLAGAVLARPLPGRAAVVWPPRCQSDDDADLAVLLLNQATEWLCGRGARLAQALPQLHAESDQRHLAAAGFTHLADLHYLLCSSRYFPRQRPAIELNFEQYSPENHDRLRAIVSATYQESRDCPAIDGVRDIDDVLASYRATGVYDPSRWFVVQHDGHDAGCLLLTDDPALDHYELVYMGVAPALRGRRFGELIVRQAQWLTANAGRERLVLSVDAANAPALEMYERAGFTAWDRRPVYVRVLATS; this is encoded by the coding sequence ATGGCGAACGATCCGCACAACGACTGCATTGTATCCTGTCCGCCGGCATGGCGTCGCGCGGCGCTGCAATTCGTTTTCTCCGATCTGCCGGCCGACCTGCGTGAGCAGCAAATCCGCGCGCTGGAAGTCGAATCTCACCACCAACCAGACGCCCTAGCCGGGCTATGGGTCGCCACCCGCGGCGAACAACTCGCCGGCGCTGTGCTTGCGCGGCCTCTGCCAGGGCGGGCGGCGGTCGTTTGGCCCCCGCGCTGCCAGTCTGACGACGATGCCGACCTCGCCGTTTTGCTTCTCAACCAGGCGACCGAGTGGCTATGCGGCCGCGGCGCGCGGTTGGCCCAGGCTTTGCCGCAACTCCATGCTGAAAGCGATCAGCGCCATCTCGCGGCGGCGGGGTTTACCCACCTTGCCGACCTGCACTATTTGCTTTGCTCCAGTCGCTATTTTCCTCGCCAGCGACCCGCCATCGAGCTGAATTTCGAGCAGTACTCTCCCGAAAATCACGATCGCCTGCGGGCGATTGTCTCAGCCACGTACCAAGAAAGCCGCGATTGTCCAGCCATCGATGGCGTGCGCGACATCGACGACGTGCTCGCCAGTTACCGCGCCACCGGCGTTTACGACCCGTCGCGCTGGTTTGTAGTGCAACACGACGGGCACGACGCCGGCTGTCTGCTTCTGACAGACGATCCCGCGCTCGATCATTACGAACTGGTGTACATGGGTGTGGCGCCGGCGCTGCGTGGTCGCCGCTTCGGCGAACTAATCGTTCGTCAAGCGCAGTGGCTGACGGCAAATGCTGGTCGAGAGCGATTGGTGCTTTCGGTCGACGCCGCCAACGCCCCCGCGCTCGAGATGTACGAACGCGCTGGCTTTACCGCTTGGGATCGCCGCCCTGTCTATGTGCGGGTTCTGGCAACCAGTTGA
- a CDS encoding PDZ domain-containing protein has translation MRVHCLFILTLATCGGDWLSERAIAQQAVDRLEAQLGEPSVTAPAPDDTAASESRAYLGVMADDRQEQGRGVRIVDVAAGGPADRARLRIGDLITAIDGQAIGSMADLGAIVEQAQPEQRLAIAIQRGEQSLDVSVTLGTRPVGSRGGGARPDEASVPRQRLLGARTIPVTPEAQQILGLTDARGALVSEVFADSPAAKAGLPVDAVIVAIDGRRVANPLELARRIGMAGAGKEVELTIVARGEKKSIRVMLGGMDEAMSAEAGSPPAGAESAAGGDGELAERVRQLEERLNRLEALLRRLAPASEAPASGDPK, from the coding sequence ATGCGAGTTCATTGCCTGTTCATTTTGACTTTGGCGACGTGCGGCGGCGATTGGCTCAGCGAGCGCGCGATCGCGCAGCAGGCGGTCGATCGGCTAGAAGCGCAGCTTGGTGAACCGAGTGTGACTGCGCCTGCGCCGGACGATACTGCGGCATCGGAGTCGCGGGCCTACCTCGGCGTGATGGCGGACGATCGCCAGGAACAAGGTCGGGGAGTACGGATCGTGGATGTGGCGGCGGGCGGACCCGCCGACCGCGCGCGACTGCGGATTGGCGACTTGATTACGGCGATTGATGGCCAGGCAATCGGGAGCATGGCCGACCTGGGAGCCATCGTCGAACAAGCGCAGCCCGAACAACGGCTGGCGATCGCCATACAGCGCGGCGAGCAGTCGCTCGATGTGTCGGTGACTCTAGGGACGAGGCCGGTCGGTTCGCGCGGCGGCGGTGCGCGGCCAGATGAGGCGAGCGTTCCCAGACAGCGACTACTCGGCGCGCGCACCATACCCGTGACGCCCGAGGCGCAGCAGATTCTGGGACTGACTGACGCGCGCGGGGCCTTGGTCAGCGAGGTGTTTGCGGATTCGCCGGCGGCCAAGGCGGGCTTGCCGGTGGATGCCGTGATTGTGGCGATCGATGGCAGGCGCGTGGCCAATCCGCTGGAGCTTGCGCGGCGCATCGGCATGGCCGGCGCTGGCAAGGAGGTGGAGTTGACGATTGTCGCGCGCGGTGAGAAAAAATCGATTCGGGTGATGCTGGGCGGCATGGATGAGGCCATGTCGGCGGAAGCCGGCTCGCCGCCCGCAGGAGCGGAGAGCGCGGCGGGCGGCGATGGTGAGCTTGCCGAACGAGTTCGCCAACTGGAAGAGCGGCTCAACCGCTTGGAGGCGCTATTGAGGCGGCTGGCGCCAGCCAGCGAGGCACCGGCCAGCGGTGATCCAAAATGA
- a CDS encoding sigma-54-dependent Fis family transcriptional regulator, giving the protein MTRTEAADATSDLPLRIAEAKVRLLMLAQESADLPALLREAIATIRSAMATERAQVACAVAGNWTTVVESGGGQMPPDDLLGDALDRQRCVSRADWIAIPLGDPRQNEVLAIRGAAKGSAASISEAMRLELSGVLASAIALVRERQRAARRIERLDAILAIAGQWNQLRETEPLLAAMAKAACRLIGADRASIFLWDRHTRTLVGKPALGVKGGELRVPESAGVVGQVFQTGEARRVSRGEGAREINRQVDQQQGYRTDSLLCVPLVGRHGQRFGAFELINKLAGDFTEEDQTALVELAAHAAVALENTRERESLVRAQQQIADQGAAGVELIGNSPAITALESTVRRVADTELAVLVLGENGTGKEVVARLIHYQSRRRGQPFIAVNCAAIAETLLESELFGHEKGAFTDAHEARAGKFELAAGGTLFLDEIGELSLAGQAKLLRVLEEKIVVRVGGSLPIHTDARVVAATNRNLAEMVRDRQFREDLYFRLNVVSLELPPLRQRGEDVLQLANHFLEQFAAKIGREVPQFTAAARQRLLSHTWPGNVRELRNLMERLAYLSPEPEIDALDLAFILSPREQGAALVAADLALADATDRFQSEYIRQAIERAGGNMSDAAERLGLHRSNLYRKMRLLGMSASDL; this is encoded by the coding sequence ATGACAAGAACCGAAGCGGCAGACGCCACAAGCGACTTACCCCTGCGGATTGCGGAGGCCAAGGTTCGGCTGCTCATGTTGGCGCAGGAGTCGGCGGACTTGCCAGCGCTGCTGCGGGAAGCGATCGCCACAATACGCAGCGCGATGGCGACGGAGCGGGCACAGGTCGCATGCGCGGTGGCCGGCAACTGGACCACCGTGGTGGAGAGCGGTGGCGGCCAAATGCCGCCCGACGATCTGTTGGGAGACGCGCTCGATCGGCAACGCTGTGTGTCGCGCGCCGACTGGATCGCGATTCCGCTTGGCGATCCACGGCAGAACGAAGTGCTGGCCATACGCGGCGCCGCAAAGGGGAGCGCGGCGAGCATCAGCGAGGCGATGCGCCTGGAACTGTCCGGCGTGCTGGCAAGCGCGATTGCGCTAGTACGCGAGCGACAGCGCGCGGCGCGGCGCATTGAACGACTCGACGCGATACTAGCCATCGCCGGACAATGGAACCAATTACGCGAGACAGAGCCACTGCTGGCCGCTATGGCCAAGGCAGCCTGCCGCTTGATCGGCGCCGATCGGGCGAGCATCTTTCTCTGGGATCGCCATACGCGCACCTTGGTCGGCAAGCCCGCGCTGGGCGTGAAGGGGGGCGAACTGCGCGTGCCCGAAAGCGCGGGGGTGGTGGGGCAAGTGTTTCAGACCGGCGAGGCGCGGCGGGTGAGTCGCGGGGAAGGCGCCCGCGAGATCAATCGGCAGGTGGATCAGCAGCAGGGGTATCGCACCGATTCGCTGTTGTGCGTGCCGCTCGTGGGTCGTCACGGCCAGCGGTTTGGGGCATTTGAATTGATCAACAAGCTGGCCGGCGACTTTACCGAGGAGGATCAAACGGCGCTGGTCGAATTGGCCGCACATGCCGCCGTGGCGCTGGAAAACACGCGCGAACGCGAGTCGCTGGTGCGCGCGCAACAGCAGATTGCCGATCAGGGAGCGGCCGGGGTGGAACTGATTGGCAACAGCCCGGCGATCACCGCGCTGGAGTCGACGGTGCGCCGCGTGGCCGACACGGAACTGGCGGTGCTGGTGCTGGGGGAGAATGGCACGGGCAAAGAGGTGGTCGCGCGGCTGATTCATTATCAAAGCCGGCGGCGCGGTCAGCCGTTCATCGCGGTGAACTGCGCCGCAATCGCCGAGACGCTGCTAGAGAGCGAACTGTTTGGCCATGAAAAAGGCGCCTTCACCGACGCCCATGAGGCGCGGGCGGGCAAGTTTGAACTGGCAGCGGGGGGCACGTTGTTTCTCGACGAGATTGGCGAACTTAGTCTGGCGGGGCAGGCCAAGCTGCTGCGTGTGTTGGAAGAAAAGATTGTGGTGCGGGTGGGAGGATCGTTGCCGATCCATACCGACGCGCGCGTGGTGGCGGCCACCAATCGCAATCTGGCCGAGATGGTGCGCGATCGGCAATTTCGGGAGGATCTTTATTTCCGCTTGAATGTGGTGTCGCTCGAATTGCCGCCGCTGCGCCAACGTGGCGAGGACGTGTTGCAATTGGCCAATCATTTTCTGGAGCAATTCGCCGCCAAGATCGGGCGCGAAGTTCCGCAATTCACCGCGGCCGCGCGACAGCGGCTGTTGTCTCACACCTGGCCGGGCAACGTGCGCGAGCTGCGCAACTTGATGGAACGACTGGCCTACCTTTCGCCCGAGCCGGAAATCGACGCGCTGGATCTGGCCTTCATCCTGTCGCCGCGCGAGCAGGGCGCGGCGCTGGTGGCAGCCGACTTGGCGCTAGCCGACGCCACCGATCGGTTTCAATCGGAGTACATCCGTCAGGCGATCGAGCGCGCCGGCGGCAACATGAGCGACGCCGCCGAGCGACTGGGACTGCACCGGTCAAACCTGTATCGCAAGATGCGCTTGTTGGGAATGAGCGCCAGCGACCTGTAG
- a CDS encoding phosphatidate cytidylyltransferase — protein sequence MVALAIATLVSQVLATRRDTVLDQGTIKVFKRRLQAWWVMCAVLAATFLFDRLVTVALFGLISFWALREFITLTPTRTADHRALFWVFFLFTPLQYLLVGLDQYGLYSVLIPVYGFLFIPARIAMAGDFKRFLERSAKIQAGLMVCVFCLSFAPALLYLKIPNFNDNARLLFFFVVIVQLVDVFEYLCEKLLGGHLVAPAINPSRTWQGFLGGLIGATLVGSLLWWATPFAPWEAGLMSLVIGVAGFAGGLTMSAVKRDRGVADYGTLVTGHGGVLDRLDSACFAAPIFFHVTRYFFT from the coding sequence ATGGTGGCCTTGGCCATCGCCACGCTGGTCTCCCAGGTGCTGGCCACGCGCCGCGACACCGTGCTCGATCAAGGCACGATCAAGGTCTTCAAGCGCCGGTTGCAGGCCTGGTGGGTGATGTGCGCCGTGCTCGCCGCCACCTTCCTGTTCGATCGCCTGGTGACGGTGGCGCTGTTCGGGCTCATTTCGTTCTGGGCTTTGCGCGAGTTCATCACCCTCACCCCCACCCGCACGGCCGACCACCGCGCGCTCTTTTGGGTCTTCTTTCTGTTCACTCCCTTGCAGTATCTGCTGGTCGGGCTAGATCAATACGGCCTCTATAGCGTGTTGATCCCGGTCTATGGCTTTCTGTTCATCCCGGCCCGCATTGCCATGGCCGGAGACTTCAAACGCTTCCTCGAGCGCTCGGCCAAGATACAGGCCGGTCTCATGGTCTGTGTTTTCTGCCTCAGCTTCGCGCCGGCGCTCTTGTATCTCAAAATTCCCAACTTCAACGACAACGCGCGGCTCCTCTTTTTCTTTGTCGTGATCGTCCAGCTTGTCGACGTCTTCGAATATCTGTGCGAAAAGCTGCTGGGCGGGCATCTGGTCGCCCCCGCCATCAACCCCAGTCGCACCTGGCAAGGCTTTCTCGGCGGGCTGATCGGCGCCACGTTGGTCGGCAGCCTCTTGTGGTGGGCCACCCCCTTTGCCCCCTGGGAAGCCGGCCTCATGAGCCTGGTCATCGGCGTCGCCGGTTTCGCCGGCGGCCTCACCATGTCGGCCGTCAAACGCGACCGCGGAGTCGCCGACTATGGCACCCTGGTCACCGGACATGGCGGCGTGTTGGATCGGCTCGACTCTGCCTGTTTCGCCGCCCCCATCTTCTTTCACGTCACGCGATATTTCTTTACTTAA
- a CDS encoding 1-acyl-sn-glycerol-3-phosphate acyltransferase translates to MQLAGAGLAGLARFLSGASVRWINCEPDTCQRIYYANHTSHLDVLVLWSALPYRVRRVTKPVAAKDYWEAGAVRRFIAKSVFDALLIDRHNIKVHSNPVNMLLDAIGDTYSLIVFPEGGRNTGERLGEFKSGLYYLCKKRPELEAVPVHIDNMNRILPRGEFLPVPLLTCITFGAPIWLEEGESKQQFLHRAREAVLSLKER, encoded by the coding sequence ATGCAACTGGCCGGCGCTGGCCTGGCCGGGCTCGCGCGCTTTCTCAGCGGCGCCAGCGTGCGCTGGATCAACTGCGAGCCAGACACCTGCCAACGCATCTACTACGCCAACCATACCAGCCATCTCGATGTGCTGGTCTTGTGGTCGGCGCTGCCGTACCGGGTGCGCCGAGTCACCAAACCGGTCGCGGCCAAAGATTATTGGGAGGCGGGCGCCGTGCGGCGCTTCATCGCCAAGAGCGTCTTCGACGCGCTGCTCATCGATCGGCACAACATCAAGGTCCACTCCAACCCCGTCAACATGCTGCTCGACGCCATCGGCGACACCTACTCGCTGATTGTCTTTCCCGAAGGCGGTCGCAACACCGGCGAGCGACTCGGCGAATTCAAGAGCGGGCTTTATTATCTCTGCAAAAAGCGCCCCGAGCTCGAGGCCGTGCCGGTGCATATCGACAACATGAACCGCATCCTGCCGCGCGGCGAGTTTCTGCCGGTGCCGCTCTTGACCTGCATCACCTTTGGCGCGCCGATCTGGCTGGAAGAAGGCGAATCCAAACAACAGTTCTTGCACCGCGCCCGCGAAGCGGTGCTCAGCCTCAAGGAACGCTAA
- a CDS encoding aldehyde dehydrogenase (NADP(+)): MLQPVLIAGQWRPAAASGAFQAENPATLESLPEQYPISDWADCDAALAAAHEAYGQLRAAPVASLAAFLEDFAGRIEAQAGELVERAHQETALAKSPRLADVELPRTANQLRAAAQAARDGSWRLPTIDSQSNIRSMFDSLGPVAVFGPNNFPLAFNSASGGDFAAAIAAGNPVIAKANTSHPGTTRLLAQAAHEAARTADLPAGTIQLLYRTSHEDGERLVADPRLGATGYTGSRAAGLALKRAADAAGKPIYLELSSVNPVVILPGGLDERGSAIADEFAASCLMGAGQFCTNPGLLLLLESTATSRFVKAISERFAAAPTAALLSRRVRQSLATSVGELTQAGAKVLCGGQEAAPGARYANTLLTAPASKFIERSEALQTEAFGNASLVVVARDVEELLTAIECLEGNLTGCVYSAPSGADDAIYARIEPALRAKVGRLLNDKMPTGVAVSPAMNHGGPYPATGHPGFTAVGIPAALRRFARLNCYDNVRADRLPKELRDKNPTGKLWRWIDGEWTTRHAVAPGRA; the protein is encoded by the coding sequence GTGTTGCAACCTGTGTTAATCGCCGGCCAATGGCGGCCCGCGGCGGCCAGCGGCGCGTTTCAGGCCGAGAATCCGGCAACTTTAGAATCACTGCCAGAACAATACCCGATCAGCGATTGGGCCGATTGCGATGCCGCATTGGCCGCCGCCCATGAGGCGTATGGCCAGTTGCGCGCGGCGCCGGTCGCATCGTTGGCGGCGTTTCTCGAAGACTTTGCCGGCCGTATCGAAGCGCAGGCTGGCGAACTGGTGGAGCGAGCGCACCAGGAAACGGCGTTGGCCAAGTCGCCGCGCTTGGCCGATGTGGAACTGCCACGCACAGCGAATCAACTGCGCGCCGCGGCCCAAGCGGCGCGCGACGGATCGTGGCGGCTGCCAACCATCGACAGCCAGTCGAACATCCGCTCGATGTTCGACAGCTTGGGACCGGTGGCCGTGTTTGGCCCCAACAACTTTCCGCTGGCGTTCAACAGCGCAAGCGGTGGCGATTTCGCCGCCGCCATCGCGGCCGGCAACCCCGTGATCGCCAAGGCGAACACGTCGCATCCGGGCACGACACGGCTATTGGCGCAGGCCGCGCACGAGGCGGCGCGGACCGCGGACCTGCCCGCCGGGACGATCCAATTGCTTTACCGCACCAGCCACGAGGATGGTGAACGCTTGGTGGCCGATCCTCGGTTGGGCGCAACGGGCTACACCGGCAGCCGCGCGGCGGGGTTGGCGCTCAAGCGCGCGGCGGACGCAGCGGGCAAGCCGATCTATCTGGAGTTGTCGAGCGTCAACCCGGTGGTGATCTTGCCCGGAGGACTGGACGAGCGCGGCAGCGCGATCGCCGACGAGTTCGCCGCGAGTTGTTTGATGGGCGCGGGGCAGTTCTGCACCAACCCAGGCCTGTTGCTGCTGTTGGAAAGCACGGCGACAAGCAGGTTCGTTAAGGCCATCTCCGAACGCTTTGCAGCGGCGCCTACGGCAGCGCTACTCTCGCGGCGGGTGCGGCAGTCGTTGGCGACGAGCGTCGGCGAGTTGACGCAAGCCGGCGCCAAGGTGCTGTGCGGGGGACAAGAGGCGGCGCCGGGCGCCCGCTATGCCAACACGCTGCTGACGGCGCCGGCCTCCAAGTTCATCGAGCGCTCCGAGGCGCTGCAGACCGAGGCGTTTGGCAACGCGTCGCTTGTTGTCGTCGCGCGCGATGTGGAAGAACTGCTGACGGCGATTGAGTGCTTGGAAGGAAACCTGACGGGCTGCGTCTATTCCGCGCCATCGGGCGCCGACGATGCGATTTATGCGCGGATCGAACCGGCGCTGCGGGCGAAAGTGGGGCGGTTGCTCAACGACAAGATGCCGACCGGCGTGGCGGTGAGCCCAGCCATGAATCATGGCGGGCCGTACCCCGCGACGGGGCACCCCGGCTTTACGGCGGTGGGGATTCCGGCGGCGCTGCGGCGGTTTGCTCGGCTCAATTGCTATGACAACGTGCGAGCCGATCGACTGCCGAAGGAACTGCGCGACAAGAACCCGACCGGCAAGCTATGGCGCTGGATCGACGGGGAGTGGACTACCAGGCACGCAGTCGCTCCGGGGCGCGCATAG
- a CDS encoding NADH:flavin oxidoreductase produces the protein MALDRRGVDYQARSRSGARIASARGTLFPRIAHYKTVTAFRERLAELGITLPVDERVLSAAEDSPLAAPIAVGDRVIGNRWCVHPMEGWDGALDGAPSELTRRRWRRFGESGAKLIWGGEAAAVRHDGRANPRQLMATASHRAALAGLVDLLRSAHRERFVSDDDLLVGLQLTHSGRFSRPNGARLEPRIAYHHPLLDQRTGIDERDDSQVWTDDALAELIDDYAAAARTAQEAGFDFVDIKACHGYLLHEFLSARRRGGRYGGDFDGRTRLLLEIVAAVRETAPRLLIGVRLSVFDTPPFARVGDHGESAALDGLLPYELAFGADANDPLLPDLSEPMRLARALCVGGVDLFNITCGSPYYNPHLQRPAAFPPSDGYPPPFDPLLAVWRHIDATREMKRALPNSVVVGSGYTYLQDWLPHVAQAVIRAGWVDVVGIGRMALSYPELPADSLAGREPRRSQVCRTFSDCTTAPRSGLISGCYPLDEFYKELPEAAQLRRVKSEAKRER, from the coding sequence ATGGCGCTGGATCGACGGGGAGTGGACTACCAGGCACGCAGTCGCTCCGGGGCGCGCATAGCATCTGCGCGAGGCACGTTGTTTCCGCGAATCGCCCATTACAAGACGGTGACTGCTTTTCGCGAGCGTTTGGCGGAGCTTGGCATTACGTTGCCGGTCGACGAGCGCGTGCTGTCGGCGGCGGAGGATTCACCACTGGCCGCGCCGATAGCGGTAGGCGACCGGGTGATTGGCAATCGCTGGTGCGTCCACCCGATGGAGGGCTGGGACGGCGCGTTGGACGGCGCGCCGTCGGAACTGACGCGGCGCCGCTGGCGACGATTTGGCGAGAGCGGCGCCAAGTTGATTTGGGGGGGCGAGGCGGCGGCGGTGCGCCACGACGGCCGCGCCAATCCGCGGCAACTCATGGCGACAGCATCGCATCGCGCGGCGTTAGCGGGGCTGGTCGATCTGTTGCGATCGGCGCACCGCGAGCGATTTGTTAGCGACGACGATCTGCTGGTCGGCCTGCAATTGACGCACTCCGGGCGGTTTTCGAGACCGAACGGCGCGCGGCTGGAACCGCGGATCGCCTATCACCACCCGCTGCTCGATCAGCGCACAGGGATCGACGAGCGCGACGACTCGCAGGTGTGGACCGACGACGCGCTGGCAGAGCTGATCGACGACTACGCCGCCGCGGCGCGAACCGCACAGGAGGCGGGCTTTGATTTTGTTGACATCAAGGCGTGTCACGGTTACCTGCTGCACGAGTTCTTGAGCGCGCGACGACGCGGTGGGCGATACGGCGGCGACTTCGACGGGCGCACGCGCCTGTTGCTCGAGATTGTGGCGGCGGTGCGCGAGACGGCGCCACGCCTGTTGATCGGCGTGCGGCTGAGCGTCTTCGATACGCCCCCCTTCGCGCGGGTGGGCGACCATGGCGAGTCGGCGGCGCTCGACGGCCTATTGCCGTACGAACTGGCATTTGGCGCCGATGCCAATGATCCGCTGTTGCCCGACCTAAGCGAGCCGATGCGATTGGCCCGCGCGCTGTGCGTGGGGGGAGTCGACTTGTTCAACATCACTTGCGGCAGCCCCTACTACAATCCGCACTTGCAGCGGCCGGCGGCGTTTCCACCGAGCGATGGCTATCCGCCGCCCTTCGATCCACTGTTAGCGGTGTGGCGCCATATCGACGCGACGCGCGAGATGAAGCGCGCGCTGCCGAACTCCGTGGTGGTCGGCAGCGGTTACACCTACTTGCAAGATTGGTTGCCGCATGTGGCCCAGGCGGTGATCCGCGCGGGGTGGGTGGATGTGGTCGGCATCGGACGGATGGCGCTATCGTATCCGGAACTGCCGGCCGACAGTCTGGCGGGGCGCGAACCGCGCCGGTCGCAGGTGTGCCGCACTTTCAGCGATTGCACCACCGCGCCGCGGTCGGGACTGATCTCGGGTTGTTATCCGCTGGACGAGTTTTATAAGGAGCTGCCCGAAGCGGCCCAGTTGCGGCGGGTGAAGAGTGAGGCGAAGCGGGAGAGATAG